A window of Oncorhynchus masou masou isolate Uvic2021 chromosome 16, UVic_Omas_1.1, whole genome shotgun sequence genomic DNA:
ttttataataaggctgtaacattacaaaatgtgggaaaaagtcaaggggtctgaatactttccgaaggcactgcaaTAACCTTGTGTTACCACCCTAAGTTGTTTTTTCCTCCAACCTGTTTCCAGGTGACCCATCTTGACGAGCGCTTTGAGATCGTGTCGCTGGTGGGCACGCTGAACAAGGAGGCTCACCTCCACATCTGCCTGGCCGACAAGGAGGGGAAGACGTTGGGAGGACATGTACTGGGAGACCTGGAGGTGTTCACCACAGCTGAGGTGGTCATCGGTGAGGCCTCTGATCTGCTGTTTGACAGACAGATGGACCATCGCACAGGCTTCCCTGAACTGGTCATCCAACCCCGCTCTGAAAAGAACTAGATGAAGGAGGAGGCCTTTATTCTTCTATACTCACCTccatatttatttggacagtgaggCATTTTTACAATTATTTCTCTGTAATCCAGAATTTTGGATTTATGATCAAATGTTTCCTatgaggcgacagtacagaatgtcaccttttctGTTTCATTGTTAAGATATGAAAACACTTCATGTATCAAGTTGCCCCATTTTAAAGaagtcataagtatttggacaaattcacttatagggTATTGAAGTGGTCTAAAGTTTAGCATTTGGTCCTATATTCCTAGtacacaatgattacatcaatCTGGTGACCCTACAAACTCgatggatgcatttgcagttggTTTTGGTTGCGTTTTGCCCAATAGGAACTGAATGGTGAATGATGTCTGGAGTAGTTTTCTTTCGAAGTGAAAAGATAAGATGTTTCTCAACACTTCTAAATGAATCCTGTAAATGCCACGATTAAGAAAAATCAGGAGAGAATCAGGAATAATGACGATCGAGAAGgttacagaggctacaacaaaacatgctaacctctcaccattaccaatagcAGGTTAGCATTTTCATTTATTAAACTTCTGTAGCGCTAATCATAGAATCTCAAAGTGCTTCAAgtaatatgaaacatttgatctcaaataaaaaatgctggagtatagaggccccccccctcaaaaaaaatGCTTCACTGACTAAATTCATATGGATGGGCGTGTTTGGATGTCTAATAGAAATTATCTTCTCCTCTAGCAGTTTGATATAAATAGATTGTAATGAGATTTAATTCATTCTGCTTGACTACAATGGCAGTGTAACACTTACCAGATACCAGATATTTGATATTTGGAGACAGCTTTGTCTTTGTCGTTTACTACACTCTTATTACGCTTTTGTAATGTAGTATACTACGTTCACCAAGACCAGCCTTAATACAGCACACCTCCCTAATCTAACCCACTTCTTGGTCACTTTCTTAAGCTT
This region includes:
- the LOC135557425 gene encoding bifunctional protein GlmU-like; translation: MASAGSALKVHAVRFGPGQELLCSLLAFVEERNLKAPFIITCVGSVTKATLRLANATAGNTNEVTHLDERFEIVSLVGTLNKEAHLHICLADKEGKTLGGHVLGDLEVFTTAEVVIGEASDLLFDRQMDHRTGFPELVIQPRSEKN